The Mangifera indica cultivar Alphonso chromosome 8, CATAS_Mindica_2.1, whole genome shotgun sequence genome has a window encoding:
- the LOC123223663 gene encoding tubulin-folding cofactor D-like gives MEEAIPYEEDDALDSKERVLQKYFLLEWKLVKSLLDDIVSNGRVSDPSSVYKIRSIIDKYQEQGQLLEPYLENIVSPLMFIVRNKTIELGVSSEEILEVIKPICIIIYSLVTVCGYKAVIKFFPHQVSDLELAVSLLEKCHDTTSVTSLRQESTGEMESKCVILLWLSILVLVPFDISTVDTSIVNNDDLGKNQPAPLVLKILGFSKDYLSNAGPMRTIAGLLLSKLLTRPDMPTAFTSFLEWTHYVLSSDTDDVMSHFRLLGVLEALAAVFKAGGRKVLLDVIPVVWNDASVLFRSGFAARSPLLRKYLVKLTQRIGLTCLPRRTPSWRYVSKTSTLRTNISSHASSEIDDCNHSLVKHIKFEQHPNYPEDEDMDIPEILEEIIEILLSGLRDTDTVVRWSAAKGIGRITSCLTSALSEEILSSVLELFSSGEGDGSWHGGCLALAELARRGLLLPSSLPKVLPVVVKALHYDIRRGSHSVGSHVRDAAAYVCWAFGRAYYHTDMRNILEQLAPDLLTVACYDREVNCRRAAAAAFQENVGRQGNYPHGIDIVNTADYFSLSSRVNSFLHVAVCIAQYEGYLYPFVDELLYNKICHWDKALRELAAEALSALVKYEPEYFANFVVEKLVPCTLSTDLCTRHGATLAAGEVVLALHLCDYALSTDKQKLVAGIVPDIEKARLYRGKGGEIMRSAVSRFIECISLSHVSLPEKTKQRLLDTLNENLRHPNSQIQIAAVKALKHFVQAYFVATDNGVSGVMISKHLEQLTDSNVAVRRGSALAIGVLPYDFLANRWRDVLLKLCSCCSIEENPQDRDAEARVNAVKGLVSVCETLTQATEDSCIHFGENDISLFHLIKDEVMTSLFRALDDYSVDNRGDVGSWVREAAMDGLEKCTYILCERDSMSLTRKSQVVESLSEVTNNAMAQFSGKNSFFDANLATSLIGGIVKQAVEKMDKLREAAAKILQRILYNNRIFVPFIPYREKLVEVVPNEADLKWGEPAFSYPRFVQLLQFSCYSRIVVSGLVISIGGLQDSLRKVSISALLEYLQVVESEEPNGRSSREYMLSTDILWVLQQYKRCDRVIVPTLKTIESLFSKKIFLNMEVHTPIFCAHVLESLAVELKGSKDFSKLYAGIAVLGYIASVSDPINSQAFSQLLSFLGHRYPKIRKASAEQVYLVLMQNGDLVPEDQLEKALEVIAETCWEGDLEAMKPQRLELYDLAGLEVGTVNTTNKISNKDGKTKPTATDENASYSSLVESTGF, from the exons atggaagaggCGATTCCTTATGAAGAGGACGACGCACTCGATTCTAAGGAGAGAGTTCTACAGAAGTATTTTTTACTTGAATGGAAACTGGTCAAGTCTCTCCTCGATGACATCGTTTCAAATGGTCGTGTTTCTGACCCCTCTTCCGTCTACAAGATCCGATCCATT ATAGACAAGTACCAAGAACAGGGTCAATTGCTAGAGCCTTATTTGGAGAACATTGTTTCTCCTTTGATGTTCATTGTCCGTAATAAAACAATTGAATTAGGTGTATCTTCGGAAGAAATCCTTGAAGTTATTAAGCCAATTTGCATTATTATATATTCTCTGGTCACAGTTTGTGGATATAAGGCTGTCATCAAGTTCTTTCCACATCAGGTTTCTGATTTAGAACTTGCCGTTTCTCTCTTGGAGAAGTGTCATGACACAACTTCAGTGACATCTCTAAGACAAGAAAGTACTGGAGAGATGGAGTCAAAATGTGTCATACTTTTATGGCTTTCTATTCTTGTATTGGTTCCATTTGATATATCGACTGTCGATACTAGTATTGTGAACAATGATGATCTTGGTAAAAATCAGCCAGCTCCTCTGGTATTGAAAATCTTAGGATTCTCTAAGGATTACCTTTCAAACGCTGGGCCTATGCGCACTATAGCTGGATTACTACTCTCTAAGCTTCTAACACGGCCAGATATGCCAACAGCCTTCACCAG ctTTCTTGAATGGACACATTATGTCTTATCTTCTGACACCGATGATGTTATGAGTCACTTTCGGTTGCTTGGTGTTCTGGAGGCGCTAGCTGCCGTTTTCAAG GCTGGTGGCCGAAAAGTATTGCTGGATGTGATTCCAGTTGTCTGGAATGATGCATCGGTCTTGTTCAGGTCAGGTTTTGCAGCTAGGAGTCCTTTGCTACGGAAGTATCTTGTGAAGTTAACTCAGAGGATTGGGCTTACTTGTCTCCCTCGTCGTACACCATCTTGGCGATATGTG AGCAAAACAAGCACACTTAGAACGAATATATCTTCACATGCATCCAGTGAAATAGATGATTGTAATCATAGTTTGGTCAAGCACATCAAATTTGAACAACATCCAAATTACCCTGAAGATGAAGACATGGATATTCCTGAAATTCTGGAGgagataattgaaattttactcTCTGGATTGAGAGACACG GACACTGTTGTGCGCTGGTCTGCCGCAAAAGGAATAGGCCGCATAACTTCATGTTTGACATCTGCCCTTTCAGAAGAGATCTTGTCATCTGTGCTGGAGTTGTTCTCCTCAGGCGAG GGAGATGGTTCATGGCATGGGGGTTGCTTAGCATTGGCTGAACTAGCTCGTAGAGGATTGCTCTTACCCAGCAGTCTTCCTAAAGTTCTTCCCGTTGTTGTGAAG GCTCTACATTACGATATTCGAAGGGGTTCACATAGTGTTGGATCTCATGTACGTGATGCTGCTGCTTATGTTTGTTGGGCGTTTGGACGTGCATATTATCACACGGACATGAGAAACATACTGGAACAGCTTGCTCCAGATTTATTAACTGTTGCCTGCTATGACCGTGAG GTTAACTGTAGAAGAGCAGCTGCAGCTGCTTTTCAGGAGAATGTTGGAAGGCAAGGAAATTATCCACATGGCATTGACATAGTGAATACTGCAGATTATTTTTCACTATCTTCACGAGTAAACTCTTTCCTTCATGTCGCAGTGTGTATTGCCCAGTATGAGGGTTATCTTTATCCATTTGTAGATGAGCTTCTCTACAACAAAATTTGTCACTGG GATAAAGCCTTGAGAGAACTTGCAGCTGAGGCACTTTCTGCTCTTGTCAAATATGAACCTGAATATTTTGCAAATTTTGTTGTAGAGAAATTAGTTCCCTGTACACTATCTACTGATTTATGCACACGCCATGGTGCAACCTTAGCAGCTGGGGAAGTTGTTCTGGCTTTACATCTATGTGATTATGCCCTTTCCACCG acAAACAGAAACTTGTGGCTGGTATAGTTCCTGATATTGAGAAAGCTCGTCTCTATCGTGGGAAGGGTGGAGAGATAATGCGTTCAGCTGTCTCCCGGTTCATTGAGTGTATCTCTTTATCACATGTGTCATTACCAGAGAAAACAAAGCAAAGGTTGTTGGATACTCTTAATGAGAATTTGAGACATCCTAATTCGCAGATACAG ATTGCAGCGGTTAAAGCACTGAAGCATTTTGTGCAAGCATATTTTGTGGCTACTGATAATGGAGTTTCAGGTGTCATGATATCTAAGCACCTGGAGCAGCTGACTGATTCAAACGTGGCTGTAAGAAGAGGATCTGCATTGGCAATAGGTGTTTTGCCATATGATTTTTTGGCTAATAGGTGGAGGGATGTGCTTTTAAAGCTCTGCAGCTGTTGTTCAATTGAG GAGAATCCTCAGGACAGAGATGCTGAAGCACGTGTAAATGCTGTGAAGGGACTTGTATCAGTATGTGAGACACTAACTCAGGCAACAGAAGATTCCTGTATCCATTTTGGAGAGAATGACATATCTCTATTTCATCTAATAAAAGATGAAGTGATGACTAGTTTGTTTAGAGCTCTTGATGACTACTCTGTGGATAATAGAGGTGATGTGGGATCTTGGGTTCGTGAGGCTGCTATGGATGGCCTTGAGAAATGTACTTATATCCTCTGTGAGAGAGATTCCATGAGTTTAACAAGAAAATCACAAGTAGTTGAATCTCTGTCAGAAGTTACTAATAATGCCATGGCCCAGTTTAGTGGGAAGAACTCATTTTTTGACGCAAATCTGGCTACCAGTTTAATTGGAGGGATTGTGAAGCAAGCTGTAGAGAAGATGGATAAACTCAGAGAAGCGGCTGCAAAGATTCTTCAAAGGATTTTGTACAACAATAGAATTTTTGTCCCATTCATACCTTACAGGGAAAAGCTAGTAGAAGTTGTGCCTAATGAAGCAGATTTGAAGTGGGGG GAACCTGCCTTTTCATATCCACGTTTTGTACAGTTACTTCAGTTCAGTTGCTATAGTAGGATTGTAGTGTCTGGATTAGTTATTTCAATTGGTGGGTTGCAAGATTCTTTGAGAAAGGTATCGATTTCAGCATTGTTGGAGTACCTCCAAGTAGTTGAATCTGAAGAGCCCAACGGAAGAAGCTCCAGAGAGTACATGCTATCTACTGACATCCTTTGGGTTCTGCAACAGTACAAGAGATGTGACCGAGTGATTGTACCAACTTTAAAG ACGATTGAGTCTCTTTTCAGCAAGAAGATATTCTTGAATATGGAG GTTCATACACCAATCTTCTGTGCTCATGTTTTGGAATCCCTGGCGGTTGAACTTAAAGGGTCCAAGGACTTCTCTAAATTATATGCAGGCATTGCAGTACTTGGATATATTGCTTCAGTTTCAGACCCCATCAACTCTCAGGCCTTCTCTCAACTTCTCAGTTTTCTTGGCCATCGTTACCCTAAG ATTCGTAAAGCTTCGGCCGAACAAGTTTACCTTGTCCTCATGCAAAATGGAGATCTTGTACCAGAGGATCAGCTAGAGAAGGCACTAGAAGTTATAGCTGAAACTTGCTGGGAAGGTGACCTAGAAGCTATGAAGCCACAAAGGTTAGAATTGTATGATTTGGCAGGTCTGGAAGTGGGAACAGTCAACACTAccaacaaaatatcaaacaagGATGGCAAGACAAAGCCTACAGCTACTGATGAAAACGCGTCCTATTCATCGTTGGTTGAATCAACTGGGTTCTGA
- the LOC123222936 gene encoding protein GRAVITROPIC IN THE LIGHT 1-like: MLPTGVKDNPHRENNSQKVHPQPMEDAMNQNPEAVEALVSKIFAYISSLKSAYIQLQSAHTPYDPDKIQAADKLVISELKNLSELKHFYRENNPKPICASPQDSRLAAEIQEQQSLLKTYEVMVKKFQSEIQNKDSEIIQLQQLIEEANQKRVKLEKNLNLRGLSSKESEGSADENGYFPVDLTTDLFTATVEAAFKAIHDFSKPLVNLMKVAGWDLDAAANSIEPNVVYAKRAHKKYAFESHICQKMFSGFQQESFGIKSGKLMVNKESFFHQFLALREVDPLDMLGQNPDSIFGKFCWSKYLVVVHPKMEASFFGNLDQRNYVMGGGHPRTPFYLAFLKLAKLIWLLHRLAYSFEPNVKVFQVNRGTEFSEVYMESVVKNLIIDENAEKPKVGLMVMPGFWIRGSVIQSRVYLSGMKVAE; encoded by the coding sequence ATGCTACCTACTGGGGTGAAAGATAACCCACATCGTGAGAACAACAGCCAAAAAGTCCATCCTCAACCTATGGAAGATGCCATGAATCAGAATCCTGAAGCTGTTGAAGCCTTAGTGTCCAAGATATTTGCATACATCTCCTCCCTAAAGTCAGCTTATATCCAGCTCCAATCTGCTCATACTCCCTATGACCCTGATAAAATTCAAGCTGCTGATAAACTTGTAATCTCAGAGTTAAAGAATCTATCTGAACTCAAGCATTTTTACAGGGAAAACAACCCCAAACCAATATGTGCTTCTCCTCAGGACTCCCGCCTAGCTGCAGAGATCCAAGAACAGCAAAGCCTGCTGAAAACATATGAGGTTATGGTGAAGAAGTTCCAATCTGAAATTCAGAATAAAGATTCTGAGATTATTCAGTTGCAGCAGCTGATTGAGGAGGCAAATCAGAAGCGAGTGAAACTGGAAAAGAACCTTAACCTTAGGGGCTTGTCAAGCAAAGAATCGGAAGGTTCTGCAGATGAAAATGGATATTTTCCTGTGGATCTGACTACTGATCTATTCACAGCAACTGTTGAAGCTGCTTTCAAAGCTATTCatgatttttctaaaccattgGTCAACTTGATGAAAGTAGCTGGATGGGACCTTGATGCTGCAGCTAATTCTATCGAACCCAATGTTGTTTATGCAAAGAGGGCTcacaagaaatatgcatttgaGTCTCATATATGCCAAAAAATGTTCAGTGGCTTTCAGCAGGAAAGCTTTGGCATTAAATCAGGAAAACTTATGGTTAACAAAGAGAGTTTTTTCCATCAATTTCTTGCTTTAAGGGAGGTGGATCCACTGGATATGCTGGGTCAAAACCCTGATTCCATATTCGGGAAATTTTGCTGGAGTAAGTACCTTGTGGTTGTTCACCCAAAGATGGAAGCATCATTCTTTGGAAATTTAGATCAGCGGAATTATGTAATGGGTGGTGGACATCCAAGGACTCCATTTTACCTGGCCTTTCTGAAACTGGCCAAGTTGATCTGGCTTCTGCACAGGCTGGCTTATTCTTTTGAGCCTAATGTTAAGGTTTTTCAGGTTAACCGGGGTACTGAGTTCTCAGAGGTTTACATGGAAAGCGTAGTGAAGAATTTGATAATTGATGAAAATGCTGAGAAGCCTAAGGTTGGGTTGATGGTAATGCCTGGTTTCTGGATCAGAGGCAGTGTAATTCAGAGCCGGGTTTATCTATCAGGCATGAAAGTCGCTGAATGA
- the LOC123222446 gene encoding arginase 1, mitochondrial: MSSMLGRRGVHYLQKLKAANIPTALLEKGQNRVIDASLTLIRERAKLKGELLRALGGVRASATLLGVPLGHNSSFLQGPAFAPPRIREAIWCDSTNSTTEEGKQLSDPRVLTDVGDVPVQEIRDCGVDDDRLMNVISESVKLVMEEDPLRPLILGGDHSISFPVVRAVSEKLGGPVDILHLDAHPDIYHAFEGNIYSHASSFARIMEGGYARRLLQVGLRSITSEGREQGKKFGVEQYEMRTFSRDQHFLENLKLGEGVKGVYISVDVDCLDPAFAPGVSHIEPGGLSFRDVLNILHNLQADVVAADVVEFNPQRDTVDGMTAMVAAKLVRELTAKISK, translated from the exons ATGTCGTCGATGTTAGGGCGAAGAGGAGTCCATTACTTACAGAAACTAAAGGCCGCAAATATTCCAACTGCTTTGTTAGAGAAAGGACAAAATCGTGTTATCGATGCTTCTCTTACACTTATTCGTGAGAGGGCAAAACTTAAG GGAGAGCTTCTGCGTGCGTTAGGGGGTGTTAGGGCTTCGGCAACTCTTCTTGGAGTTCCATTGGGACATAACTCATCGTTTCTTCAGGGGCCGGCGTTTGCTCCACCTCGTATAAGAGAGGCTATTTGGTGTGATAGCACCAACTCTACAACTGAAGAAg GGAAACAATTAAGCGACCCGCGGGTGTTGACAGATGTGGGTGATGTCCCTGTTCAAGAAATACGAGATTGTGGTGTCGATGATGACAGATTGATGAATGTCATTAGTGAGTCCGTGAAGCTAGTGATGGAAGAG GATCCATTGCGACCATTAATTTTAGGTGGTGATCATTCAATATCTTTTCCTGTTGTAAGAGCTGTCTCAGAGAAGCTTGGAGGACCCGTGGATATTCTTCATCTGGATGCCCATCCTGATATTTATCATGCGTTTGAGGgaaatatatattcacatgcCTCATCTTTTGCCCGGATCATGGAAGGTGGTTATGCTAGGAGGCTTTTGCAG GTTGGACTAAGATCAATAACAAGTGAAGGCCGAGAACAGGGGAAGAAATTTGGAGTAGAGCAATATGAAATGCGGACATTTTCAAGAGATCAACACTTTTTGGAAAACCTG AAACTTGGCGAGGGAGTTAAGGGTGTGTACATATCTGTAGATGTGGACTGTCTTGATCCTGCCTTTGCTCCTGGGGTGTCTCACATTGAGCCTGGAGGTCTCTCTTTCCGTGATGTTCTCAACATTCTCCACAATCTCCAAGCTGATGTTGTTGCTGCAGATGTGGTTGAGTTCAATCCACAGCGTGACACTGTTGATGGGATGACTGCAATGGTTGCTGCTAAGTTGGTTAGGGAGCTAACTGCTAAGATATCAAAATGA